AAGGAGGTTGATGCAGAGGAAAACTCATGGTACATACATCCAGCCTTTAAGGGAGTATCCCTGAAAGACCTTGTCATGGGGACGGATACGGAAGGTCTGTTCAGCTGTCATATCGTGAGGATTGAAAAGGGGTGTGAAGTGGGCAATCATTCTCATAACGTTCAATGGGAGTTTAATGAGGCAATTGGCGGAAGCGGAATATTTGTTCTCGGAGATAAAGAGATCATGTTTAACTCCGGGTTTTCCTTTGTTACCCCGCCGGGGGTGAAGCACACCGTCATTGCCGAAGATGATGACCTCTACCTGTTAGCGAAGTTTGTCCCTGCACTATAATGAACATCATTGAAGGGATTTAACAGGACATACACAACGTACACACAACGTACCGAAAAACCGTCGGGCAGCGAAATAGAGAGAATCCGGATGTCAACCGTTATTGAGGAGTGGTATGATGTATAACCTCGTAATGGACAGATCT
Above is a window of Methanogenium organophilum DNA encoding:
- a CDS encoding cupin domain-containing protein, with protein sequence MKETGIIDLYNKAKIIYPDKEVDAEENSWYIHPAFKGVSLKDLVMGTDTEGLFSCHIVRIEKGCEVGNHSHNVQWEFNEAIGGSGIFVLGDKEIMFNSGFSFVTPPGVKHTVIAEDDDLYLLAKFVPAL